A single genomic interval of Stieleria maiorica harbors:
- a CDS encoding type II secretion system F family protein, producing MSTASSQGGARAVTGNEHAEPPNLFKTLHEIKFGNDPQRRFKRKDLILFLRNLTTLVQNGVSLTHALETVARDRSLKKYHHILSSISRALKGGESLSTAMKTFPSAFNTTLISQVEVGERSGALDQALVRVTEQLERSSGHRKMILKKLAYPAILVVAGTGSVTFMLLYVIPTFQQMYEDAGATLPAITQLLIDSSVMIQNYGFHLLGLIIVLAVAVIALFRNVQSRRWIDRNLIRIPVIGDWFRNLAILQFADVLGNLMESGFTLAEALPPAGRAIGNRYVREKILGLYTAIRRGERFSQSLQREGDLFPAVVNQLVIVGERTGRLVPVTHQIRKHLRRDVEDSTDALVGAIEPILTIVLAVAVGGILLAVYLPMFDLIGKVNH from the coding sequence ATGAGTACCGCATCGAGCCAGGGCGGTGCACGTGCCGTCACGGGAAACGAACACGCCGAACCGCCGAACCTGTTCAAGACATTGCACGAGATCAAGTTCGGCAATGATCCTCAGCGGCGATTCAAGCGAAAGGACTTGATCCTGTTCCTCAGGAACTTGACGACGCTTGTGCAAAACGGAGTGTCGTTGACGCATGCGTTGGAAACCGTCGCACGAGACCGGTCGCTGAAGAAGTACCACCACATTTTGTCCTCGATCTCTCGGGCACTCAAAGGCGGGGAATCGCTCTCGACGGCGATGAAAACATTCCCCAGTGCCTTCAACACCACCTTGATCAGTCAGGTCGAAGTCGGTGAACGTTCCGGGGCACTCGATCAAGCGCTGGTGCGAGTGACCGAACAGCTCGAACGTTCCTCGGGCCATCGCAAGATGATCCTCAAAAAGCTGGCCTACCCGGCGATCCTGGTCGTCGCTGGAACGGGAAGTGTCACGTTCATGCTGTTGTACGTGATCCCGACCTTTCAACAAATGTACGAAGACGCCGGCGCGACGCTGCCCGCGATCACCCAACTGCTGATCGATTCCAGTGTGATGATTCAGAACTACGGCTTTCATTTGCTGGGTTTGATCATCGTGCTTGCCGTGGCGGTGATCGCGCTGTTCCGAAATGTTCAATCAAGACGATGGATCGACCGCAATCTGATCCGCATCCCCGTCATCGGCGACTGGTTTCGCAATCTTGCGATTTTGCAGTTTGCCGACGTCTTGGGAAATCTGATGGAAAGCGGATTCACGTTGGCCGAAGCCTTGCCACCGGCCGGCCGCGCGATCGGCAACCGCTACGTCCGGGAAAAGATCCTCGGGTTGTACACGGCGATCCGCCGCGGCGAACGGTTCAGCCAGTCACTGCAGCGCGAAGGCGACTTGTTCCCTGCCGTGGTGAACCAATTGGTGATTGTCGGTGAACGGACAGGGCGTTTGGTCCCGGTTACACACCAGATCCGAAAGCACCTCCGTCGTGACGTCGAAGACAGCACCGATGCATTGGTCGGAGCGATCGAACCGATCCTGACCATTGTATTGGCCGTCGCCGTCGGCGGGATCCTGCTGGCCGTCTATCTGCCCATGTTCGATTTGATCGGAAAGGTGAATCATTGA
- a CDS encoding prepilin-type N-terminal cleavage/methylation domain-containing protein: MNTTPHRNSPRRRGLSLLELLAALAIMGVIAVAIVPRISGGAREASDSSCQLRKAVIEVQVSLWRREVGRWPARDLSDIGANVRYFPDGLPRCPVDGTRYEIDQSTGRVNGHHH; encoded by the coding sequence TTGAACACAACGCCCCACCGGAACAGCCCGCGACGCAGGGGCCTTTCGTTGCTGGAACTGCTGGCCGCACTAGCCATCATGGGCGTGATCGCGGTGGCGATCGTGCCGCGCATCAGTGGCGGCGCACGCGAGGCCAGTGACAGCAGTTGCCAATTGCGAAAAGCCGTTATCGAAGTTCAAGTGTCTTTGTGGCGTCGGGAAGTGGGACGTTGGCCGGCACGCGATCTTTCGGACATCGGGGCCAACGTCCGCTACTTCCCCGACGGTCTTCCCCGTTGCCCCGTTGACGGAACTCGATACGAGATCGATCAGTCCACCGGGAGGGTAAACGGGCATCATCACTAG
- a CDS encoding type II secretion system protein, with product MQRTTNAKRAGFSLLELLAVVTILAVIAAVVVPRISSSKLAAQQEVNKQNIAEINAAVERWYFEKGSYPQLNLSDIAADVQYFPEGIPLNPVDNSAYQLDATTHRVIK from the coding sequence ATGCAACGCACCACAAACGCCAAACGAGCCGGTTTTTCACTGCTGGAGCTGCTGGCCGTCGTCACCATCCTCGCCGTGATCGCCGCTGTCGTCGTTCCGCGAATCTCCAGTTCGAAACTGGCCGCACAACAAGAAGTCAACAAACAGAACATCGCCGAAATCAACGCCGCGGTCGAACGCTGGTACTTCGAAAAAGGAAGTTACCCGCAACTGAACCTGTCCGACATCGCGGCCGACGTTCAGTATTTTCCGGAAGGAATCCCGCTGAACCCGGTCGACAACTCGGCCTACCAACTCGATGCAACCACGCACCGCGTGATCAAATAG
- a CDS encoding prepilin-type N-terminal cleavage/methylation domain-containing protein, whose amino-acid sequence MFHRRHHRCGLSLIELLVVVTLLGVFATAALMRFGRDTFGDTGARSQARLLSLAMLHAQRAAIRTGDSHGVVMQGPAAAATSWTVVRRRQDGSKVTVEGPHAVAERVRVSANASEMWFDFEGIGSQPFAAQLRGPNRSYTVHVEPWTRMIRTQESSP is encoded by the coding sequence GTGTTCCATCGTCGTCACCATCGTTGCGGTCTCAGCCTGATCGAACTGCTGGTCGTGGTCACACTGCTGGGGGTGTTCGCAACCGCGGCGCTGATGCGATTCGGTCGCGATACGTTTGGAGACACGGGGGCACGCTCGCAAGCACGGTTGTTGTCACTGGCTATGCTACACGCCCAGCGAGCCGCCATTCGCACCGGGGATTCTCATGGCGTTGTGATGCAAGGCCCCGCCGCGGCGGCCACCAGTTGGACCGTCGTCCGGCGCCGGCAGGACGGATCGAAAGTGACCGTCGAAGGACCCCATGCAGTCGCCGAGCGCGTGCGTGTGTCTGCCAATGCGAGCGAGATGTGGTTCGATTTTGAAGGGATCGGATCGCAGCCCTTTGCGGCACAACTGCGAGGCCCCAATCGATCCTACACCGTCCATGTCGAACCTTGGACGCGGATGATCAGGACGCAAGAATCGTCGCCATGA
- a CDS encoding PilN domain-containing protein: MAGEMQSDLIKAIDRQPATVERRQAPRRRVRRDRRKGVSRTVGMHVSPSGIAIAVVEQSGDQSNLIVQQIRFPDDSGPRHGDWSDNTLADALNELASRYNLGGQAVTVGLGGNPCVTRVVAGDNEEVDHEIRELTHRTQRYIGMGLGNKVSCQTTNRIDAKRKRVCVTIAIRQMVDAIAAAIQSAGMRLAHLEHSMLVLCRILHAYEKDSQEPVLFMVEELGRVDLGISYQGRLLLDYRPAIPEASATHGSIVQRHLKCLRRYIHAQLPNASADLSTLFVTQKPSDHKSHGQGLDESSVLRRQRFPMHQLCEGLQVHGELTEDSGMIAAIGLARLNNDARFAEETNDLVSTLRTGRRVQWIPLLRYTWPFTLAASIALALFLTGQHASRQAERTEAKIETLTEQNAQGNRIRLMLQRRMQRTEQIDALAAGLPRRDWTDVLMTAGQCLPDGAWLESVRIENDSTVRIAGASHSGESVYAYIDRLKRTGMFSQVALESTSATRNSVGPQYRFHVSAMVENQTPSADSKRVAACPRGGFDRG, from the coding sequence ATGGCAGGCGAAATGCAAAGTGATTTGATCAAGGCGATTGATCGCCAGCCGGCAACCGTGGAACGTCGCCAGGCTCCGCGGCGACGCGTGCGTCGCGATCGTCGAAAGGGCGTCAGCCGAACCGTCGGGATGCACGTCTCGCCCTCAGGAATCGCGATCGCGGTCGTCGAACAAAGCGGCGACCAATCGAACCTGATCGTCCAGCAAATCCGCTTTCCCGATGACAGCGGACCGCGACATGGCGACTGGAGCGACAACACACTGGCCGACGCGCTCAACGAACTGGCCTCCCGCTACAACCTGGGTGGGCAAGCCGTGACCGTCGGTCTGGGCGGGAACCCCTGCGTGACGCGTGTCGTCGCCGGCGACAACGAAGAGGTCGACCACGAAATCCGCGAGCTGACCCACCGCACCCAACGCTACATCGGCATGGGGCTGGGCAACAAAGTCAGCTGCCAAACCACCAACCGGATCGATGCGAAACGCAAACGCGTGTGCGTCACGATCGCGATCCGTCAAATGGTCGACGCGATCGCTGCGGCGATTCAGTCGGCCGGCATGCGACTGGCGCACTTGGAACACAGCATGCTGGTGCTGTGCCGGATTCTGCACGCGTACGAAAAAGACAGTCAAGAACCGGTTCTGTTCATGGTGGAAGAACTCGGACGTGTCGACCTGGGAATCTCCTACCAAGGTCGATTGCTACTGGACTATCGTCCGGCAATCCCCGAGGCTTCTGCGACGCATGGCTCCATCGTCCAGCGGCACCTGAAATGCCTGCGGCGTTACATTCACGCCCAACTTCCCAACGCGTCGGCCGACTTGTCGACTCTGTTCGTGACCCAGAAACCGTCTGATCACAAGTCGCACGGGCAAGGTCTGGACGAATCGTCCGTCCTGCGTCGGCAGCGGTTTCCCATGCACCAGCTTTGCGAAGGTTTGCAGGTTCACGGAGAGCTGACCGAAGACTCGGGCATGATCGCGGCGATCGGATTGGCGCGTCTGAACAACGACGCACGGTTTGCCGAGGAGACCAATGATTTGGTGTCCACGCTTCGCACCGGACGTCGCGTCCAGTGGATTCCGCTGCTTCGCTACACCTGGCCCTTCACCTTGGCCGCATCGATTGCCCTGGCACTTTTTCTGACGGGACAACATGCCAGCCGCCAAGCGGAACGCACCGAGGCAAAAATTGAAACGCTGACCGAGCAAAACGCGCAAGGGAATCGGATTCGGTTGATGTTGCAACGCCGGATGCAACGAACCGAGCAGATCGACGCACTGGCCGCGGGACTTCCCCGACGTGATTGGACCGATGTGTTGATGACCGCCGGGCAATGCCTGCCCGACGGCGCGTGGCTGGAATCCGTGCGGATCGAAAACGATTCCACCGTTAGGATCGCCGGTGCAAGCCACTCTGGCGAATCCGTCTATGCCTACATCGATCGGCTCAAACGGACCGGAATGTTTTCGCAAGTCGCGTTGGAATCGACCAGCGCGACCCGCAACAGTGTCGGTCCCCAATACCGGTTCCATGTTTCGGCGATGGTTGAAAACCAAACTCCGTCGGCGGATTCCAAACGAGTCGCGGCGTGCCCCCGCGGAGGATTTGATCGTGGATAA
- a CDS encoding type II secretion system protein GspD, which translates to MDSDQNRGPTQRRRIKSARRRSVHAMVATCVMVAACLLQGGVSEAQTSLSVKNDVSAEIRQKLSNRYSLDLRDATLLEALFAIRDVSGLNIVVGNEVTGTVNASFADTAVYDILDSLLITRGYGYRIVGNSLAIVPLASLGDQLPLFQTKVIGLVLCKPGDVLTSIESMLSPEGRAHGVESSNSIVVIDYADRIDTVRRHLETLETAAARFRQEQASADARMHSGRSNANAPEGDMVRVFQTQYVSPEILTEAIKPLLSQTGQATPVVQENKMVVADSADKIQRIAMALAELDQPRRQVRIWALIYDCSTDDLERLGVNWGGGLNSRSIAAATGEAAQSIVVRSVTAPVESGTNGVVTLTSLNRHMNIDSIIQALDTADDSRLLADPNVVVMNHEQAVVEIVTEVPYQQLTQGLEGGTIGTTEFREAGVTLNVVPHIADDGTIAMVVNPRFSLLTGFSEPDNAPIIDRRETTTTVRVQNNQTIVLGGLRQRTRIAERSAIPGLGNIPYLGKLFRHRSAATRESELLVFITPQIVVDPCIGTAREHCANQFLQQQINQTPTDPLPFGIEVLRAEQDAQAHKIDCFGHPKPTHVQVHPPRASLNDCERCQIPLNGTFEPESELIDIGLSDREL; encoded by the coding sequence TTGGATTCCGACCAGAATCGCGGTCCAACCCAACGACGGCGGATCAAATCAGCGCGCCGGCGGTCGGTCCACGCGATGGTTGCAACCTGCGTGATGGTGGCCGCGTGCCTGCTGCAGGGCGGGGTATCCGAGGCACAGACCAGTTTGTCGGTCAAAAACGACGTCTCCGCAGAGATCCGGCAAAAACTGTCCAATCGTTACAGTTTGGATTTGCGTGACGCGACGTTGTTGGAAGCTCTGTTCGCTATTCGCGACGTCAGCGGATTGAATATCGTCGTCGGCAACGAAGTGACCGGCACCGTCAACGCGTCCTTTGCCGACACGGCCGTCTACGACATCCTGGATTCTCTGCTGATCACGCGAGGCTATGGCTATCGCATCGTGGGCAACAGTCTGGCGATCGTGCCGCTGGCAAGCCTGGGCGATCAATTGCCGCTGTTTCAAACAAAAGTCATCGGGCTGGTGCTCTGCAAACCCGGTGACGTGCTGACGTCGATCGAATCGATGCTTTCACCGGAAGGTCGGGCCCACGGGGTCGAATCGAGTAACTCGATCGTCGTGATCGACTATGCCGACCGCATTGATACCGTTCGGCGACACCTCGAAACCCTGGAAACCGCAGCGGCTCGCTTTCGTCAGGAACAAGCGTCGGCCGACGCCCGCATGCATTCCGGCCGCAGCAACGCAAACGCCCCCGAGGGCGACATGGTGCGTGTGTTCCAAACGCAGTACGTGTCTCCCGAGATCCTGACCGAAGCGATCAAACCGCTGTTAAGTCAAACCGGGCAGGCAACCCCCGTGGTCCAGGAAAACAAAATGGTGGTCGCCGACAGCGCCGACAAGATTCAACGCATCGCGATGGCGCTGGCGGAATTGGACCAGCCCCGTCGGCAGGTGCGAATCTGGGCATTGATCTATGACTGCAGCACGGATGACCTGGAACGACTGGGCGTCAATTGGGGCGGCGGTCTCAACAGCAGGTCGATTGCCGCAGCGACCGGCGAGGCGGCACAATCGATCGTCGTTCGCAGCGTGACCGCACCGGTCGAAAGCGGGACCAACGGCGTCGTCACCCTGACCAGTTTGAATCGCCACATGAACATCGATTCGATCATCCAAGCGCTCGATACGGCCGACGATTCGCGTCTGTTGGCAGACCCGAACGTCGTCGTGATGAATCATGAACAAGCCGTCGTCGAAATCGTCACCGAAGTCCCCTATCAACAGCTGACGCAGGGGCTGGAGGGCGGCACGATCGGCACAACCGAGTTCCGCGAGGCCGGTGTGACGTTGAACGTCGTTCCACACATCGCCGACGACGGTACGATCGCGATGGTCGTCAACCCACGTTTCAGCCTGCTGACCGGGTTCAGCGAACCGGACAATGCGCCGATCATCGATCGCCGCGAAACGACGACGACGGTTCGGGTGCAGAACAATCAAACCATTGTTCTCGGCGGCCTGCGGCAACGCACGCGAATCGCCGAGCGGAGTGCGATCCCGGGACTCGGCAACATCCCCTATCTCGGAAAACTGTTTCGACACCGTTCGGCCGCAACGCGTGAAAGCGAATTGCTGGTTTTCATCACACCACAAATCGTCGTGGATCCCTGTATCGGAACCGCACGGGAACACTGCGCCAATCAATTCCTGCAGCAACAAATCAACCAGACGCCGACCGATCCGCTGCCCTTTGGCATCGAAGTCCTGAGGGCCGAACAAGATGCCCAGGCACACAAGATTGACTGTTTCGGCCACCCCAAACCGACCCACGTCCAGGTCCATCCACCACGTGCTTCGTTGAACGATTGCGAGCGTTGTCAAATCCCCTTGAACGGGACGTTCGAACCGGAATCGGAATTGATCGACATCGGCCTGTCGGATCGGGAACTGTAG
- a CDS encoding Na/Pi cotransporter family protein — protein MLAELPSDALQFWPLLTGLVGGLALFLFGLEQMSESLKMIAGDGLKKVLATLTTNRFTGAVAGAIVTAVVQSSSVTTVLVVGFISAGLMTLTQSIGVIMGANIGTTITAQLIAFKVTHYSLLLVSVGFFMLFGSRRETVRHYGHLIMGLGLIFFGMQLMSEGTEPLRSYPPFVQMMHQMDRPFWGILVAALFTALVQSSSATTGLVITLAGQGFISLDAGIALIFGANIGTCITAGLASIGKPREAVRAALVHVVFNLAGVAIWFAFIPQLSAVVEWVSPRSPELSGLARVAAETPRQIANAHTMFNVANTILLIWFTTPLVWLVTRLVPEKPASIDEPDTPKYLDPILLQTPALAMDVVRLELGHLGAAALDMMRGALHTIIHGSRQQVSSLHELDNHVDALHGAIVTYLGRLSQENLSDHQSQQLHECLSVANYLESIGDMIESNLVDAGRDRIANRLVISKETEAVLEALNTEVIRATECAIESIVSGDVELARNVLEAKSTINALADKAEVHLSGRLAADAPNRLAMYRLESEIMEYLKRMYYFAKRIAKLTANGRGLDPEVPAHEVAENLDELRV, from the coding sequence TTGCTGGCTGAACTTCCATCGGACGCATTGCAGTTTTGGCCCTTGCTGACCGGATTGGTCGGCGGTTTGGCCCTGTTCCTGTTCGGCCTGGAGCAGATGTCCGAGTCGTTGAAGATGATCGCCGGCGACGGACTGAAAAAAGTGCTGGCGACGCTGACGACCAACCGATTCACCGGTGCGGTTGCCGGAGCGATCGTCACCGCGGTCGTCCAGTCCTCTTCGGTCACCACCGTGCTGGTAGTCGGATTCATTTCGGCCGGGCTGATGACGTTGACGCAATCGATCGGTGTCATCATGGGCGCCAACATCGGAACCACGATCACGGCCCAACTGATCGCGTTCAAGGTCACGCACTATTCGTTGTTGCTGGTGTCCGTCGGCTTCTTCATGCTGTTCGGATCCAGGCGTGAAACGGTCCGCCATTACGGCCACCTGATCATGGGATTGGGGTTGATCTTCTTCGGCATGCAGCTGATGAGTGAGGGAACTGAGCCGTTGCGTTCGTACCCTCCCTTTGTCCAGATGATGCATCAAATGGATCGTCCGTTCTGGGGAATTCTGGTAGCGGCCCTGTTCACGGCGCTGGTGCAAAGTTCATCGGCGACAACCGGTTTGGTGATCACGCTGGCCGGTCAAGGTTTCATTTCGCTCGATGCAGGGATCGCATTGATTTTTGGTGCCAACATTGGCACGTGCATCACGGCAGGACTCGCGTCGATCGGAAAGCCTCGTGAAGCGGTCCGCGCCGCGTTGGTCCATGTCGTGTTCAACCTCGCGGGCGTGGCGATCTGGTTCGCCTTCATCCCCCAGCTGTCCGCGGTGGTGGAGTGGGTCTCGCCCCGAAGCCCGGAATTGAGTGGTTTGGCTCGTGTCGCGGCGGAAACGCCACGGCAGATCGCCAACGCCCATACAATGTTCAACGTTGCCAACACGATCTTGCTGATTTGGTTCACGACACCACTGGTCTGGCTGGTCACGCGACTGGTTCCCGAAAAACCCGCATCCATAGACGAGCCTGATACTCCCAAGTACCTCGATCCGATCTTATTGCAAACCCCCGCCCTGGCCATGGACGTCGTCCGGTTGGAATTGGGGCATTTGGGTGCGGCGGCGCTCGACATGATGCGCGGTGCCTTGCACACGATCATCCATGGATCCCGACAACAGGTCAGCTCACTGCACGAGCTTGATAACCACGTCGATGCGTTGCACGGCGCGATCGTGACGTATTTGGGCCGCCTGTCGCAAGAAAACCTGTCGGATCATCAGTCCCAGCAGTTACACGAGTGCTTGTCGGTGGCAAACTATTTGGAAAGCATCGGCGACATGATCGAATCCAATCTGGTCGACGCCGGGCGGGACCGCATCGCCAATCGACTGGTGATCAGCAAGGAAACCGAAGCCGTGCTGGAGGCATTGAACACCGAGGTGATTCGAGCGACCGAGTGCGCGATCGAATCCATCGTCTCGGGCGATGTCGAATTAGCACGCAACGTCTTGGAAGCGAAATCGACGATCAACGCGCTCGCGGACAAGGCGGAAGTCCACCTGTCCGGCCGGTTGGCGGCCGATGCCCCGAATCGCTTGGCCATGTATCGGCTGGAATCCGAGATCATGGAGTATCTCAAACGCATGTATTACTTTGCCAAACGCATCGCGAAATTGACCGCCAACGGCCGCGGGCTGGATCCCGAGGTGCCGGCGCATGAAGTCGCCGAAAACCTTGACGAGCTTCGCGTTTGA
- a CDS encoding Na/Pi cotransporter family protein: MLLVGILPSLFGGGFRAAPQSVAAAAPQAERVAGGDAGASEDLTAKLIPDQKAFLGSPATLIDLSEVFSETEIGEEPFQVEVLRGKQDVAEAVVEGSQLRLNWQRQTAKKREILLRATSASGKTVDTKFYVELWEPDYWKLVLTVLGGLGLFLLGMKNLSEGLQAIAGNGLRRMISIVTDNRLMATGVGVLVTMLVQSSSITTVMVVGFVNSGFMTLTQAVGVIMGANIGTTITGWILVLKIGKYGLPLAGAAAFFYLFSKRDRIRYGALAVLGLGLVFLGLEIMKDGFAIVKELPEFEAWFKAFDAGTYLGVLKCALVGCVLTFIVQSSSATLGITIGLAQIGVIDFPTAAALVLGENIGTTITAWLASFGSNTNAKRAAYFHICFNLLGVAWITAVFPFYVMLVRYIVAGDTAADMTLGAVSSAEITAAIAMAHTGFNVTNTIVFLPLAGYMASALMRMIPDRKSLVDEEEHLTNLDVRMLESPVVAVEQSRVEVLRMVNACKQMMAWLHELLQSDGPGKELRKKILDMEEELDVMQGEIVTFMSNLLVGNVPHDVVDEARRQLRLVDEYESISDCLATVVKAHRHLVRHDTQLPPDQQQELRELHAMVSDYLNRVSGYYEQLGHAGGAVEVLPHGESITKHAKTLYKRVLEKAPEDQLEVRSLVSYNRMVAAYRRVRDHLVNIAEALAGEK; the protein is encoded by the coding sequence ATGCTTTTGGTCGGAATCCTGCCGAGTCTCTTCGGCGGCGGGTTCAGGGCGGCACCGCAGTCGGTCGCCGCGGCGGCCCCCCAGGCCGAACGTGTCGCCGGCGGGGATGCGGGGGCCAGCGAAGACTTGACGGCAAAATTGATTCCCGACCAAAAAGCGTTCCTGGGCTCACCGGCCACCCTGATCGATCTTTCGGAGGTGTTTTCAGAAACCGAGATCGGGGAGGAACCGTTCCAGGTCGAGGTTCTGCGTGGCAAGCAGGACGTCGCCGAGGCTGTCGTGGAGGGATCGCAGTTGCGGCTGAATTGGCAGCGGCAAACGGCCAAGAAACGCGAGATCCTGTTGCGGGCGACCAGCGCCTCGGGAAAAACCGTCGACACAAAATTTTATGTCGAGCTTTGGGAACCGGACTATTGGAAACTGGTCTTGACCGTCTTGGGTGGTCTGGGCCTTTTCTTGTTGGGGATGAAGAACCTTTCGGAAGGCTTGCAGGCGATTGCCGGAAACGGGCTGCGTCGGATGATCAGCATCGTGACGGACAATCGGCTGATGGCGACCGGCGTTGGTGTTTTGGTGACGATGCTCGTGCAATCCAGTTCGATCACGACGGTGATGGTCGTCGGATTCGTCAACAGCGGTTTCATGACACTCACCCAGGCCGTCGGCGTGATCATGGGGGCCAACATCGGGACCACCATCACGGGCTGGATCTTGGTGCTAAAGATCGGCAAATACGGTCTGCCGTTGGCCGGCGCGGCGGCGTTTTTTTACCTGTTCTCCAAACGTGATCGGATCCGCTACGGCGCACTGGCGGTGTTGGGGTTGGGCCTCGTCTTTCTAGGCTTGGAGATCATGAAGGATGGTTTCGCCATCGTCAAAGAGCTGCCCGAATTCGAAGCCTGGTTCAAAGCGTTTGATGCAGGGACGTACTTGGGGGTGCTGAAATGTGCTTTGGTCGGCTGCGTGTTGACCTTCATCGTCCAGTCTTCGTCGGCAACGCTGGGGATCACCATCGGCTTGGCACAGATCGGGGTGATCGACTTTCCGACCGCGGCGGCGTTGGTCTTGGGGGAAAACATCGGCACGACCATCACGGCCTGGCTGGCTTCGTTCGGATCCAATACCAATGCGAAACGAGCCGCCTACTTTCATATCTGCTTCAATCTTCTGGGCGTCGCCTGGATCACGGCCGTCTTTCCGTTCTACGTGATGCTGGTTCGTTACATCGTGGCCGGTGACACCGCCGCCGACATGACCTTGGGAGCGGTGTCGAGCGCGGAAATCACCGCCGCGATCGCGATGGCGCACACCGGTTTCAACGTCACCAACACGATCGTGTTCCTCCCGCTGGCCGGATACATGGCGTCCGCATTGATGCGGATGATCCCGGATCGAAAAAGTTTGGTCGACGAAGAAGAGCACCTGACCAATTTGGACGTTCGCATGCTCGAATCACCCGTCGTTGCGGTCGAACAATCGCGCGTCGAAGTGTTGCGGATGGTCAACGCCTGCAAACAGATGATGGCGTGGCTGCATGAATTGCTTCAAAGCGATGGCCCCGGCAAGGAGCTGCGAAAGAAAATCCTGGACATGGAAGAAGAATTGGACGTCATGCAAGGTGAAATCGTCACGTTCATGTCCAACTTGTTGGTCGGGAACGTGCCTCACGACGTCGTCGACGAAGCCCGTCGGCAATTGCGCTTGGTCGACGAATACGAATCGATCAGCGATTGTTTGGCCACGGTGGTCAAAGCGCACCGCCACTTGGTACGACACGACACGCAGTTGCCGCCCGATCAACAGCAAGAATTGCGCGAACTGCATGCGATGGTGTCGGACTATCTGAACCGCGTCAGCGGCTACTACGAGCAATTGGGACATGCCGGCGGAGCGGTCGAGGTGCTTCCGCACGGCGAGTCGATCACCAAGCATGCCAAAACGTTGTACAAACGCGTGCTTGAAAAGGCGCCCGAGGATCAATTGGAGGTCCGGTCCCTGGTTTCGTACAACCGCATGGTGGCCGCCTATCGCCGTGTCCGCGACCACCTGGTCAACATCGCCGAAGCGCTCGCCGGTGAAAAATAG
- a CDS encoding DUF5684 domain-containing protein, whose translation MHELTLPLAQDDGGGIIGLLILVIQLAILVVVIAGLWKTFEKAGKPGWGAIIPIYNIILLLQIAGRPIWWIVLFFIPLVNLILAIIVSIDVAKNFGKGVGYGIGLAFLGFIFYPMLGFGDAKYQGVAAVAA comes from the coding sequence ATGCATGAACTCACTCTTCCGCTGGCTCAGGACGATGGTGGCGGAATCATCGGCTTGTTGATACTGGTGATCCAGCTGGCGATCTTGGTCGTGGTGATCGCCGGGCTGTGGAAGACATTCGAAAAGGCCGGCAAGCCGGGTTGGGGAGCGATCATCCCGATCTACAACATCATCCTGCTGCTGCAGATCGCGGGCAGACCGATCTGGTGGATCGTGTTGTTCTTCATCCCGTTGGTGAACTTGATCCTGGCGATCATCGTTTCGATCGACGTTGCCAAAAATTTTGGCAAGGGCGTCGGGTATGGCATCGGGTTAGCCTTTTTGGGTTTCATCTTCTACCCGATGCTGGGTTTCGGTGACGCCAAGTACCAGGGCGTGGCGGCGGTGGCGGCGTGA